A portion of the Corynebacterium rouxii genome contains these proteins:
- the tal gene encoding transaldolase, with amino-acid sequence MTAIDQLKNVGTSTWLDDLSRDRLQSGNLAELIKSKSIVGVTTNPAIFATAMSKGTAYDSQIEKLKAARADANSAVYAMSIDDVRAACDVFSEIYAESEGKDGRVSIEVDPRISEDRDATIAQARELWNKVDRPNVMIKIPATRGSLPAITDALAEGISVNVTLIFSVARYREVIAAYIEGIKKAAENGLDVSQIHSVASFFVSRLDTEVDKRLEQIGSDEALSLRGKAGVANAQRAYAVFLEAFQAADLPEGAHVQRPLWASTGVKNPDYSLTLYVSELAGPDTVNTMPESTIDAVLAADDIHGDTLSSSSDSANEIFTRISQTGIDFEDVFAVLEQEGVDKFVAAWSELLDSMESRLK; translated from the coding sequence GTGACTGCAATTGACCAACTCAAGAATGTGGGCACTTCAACTTGGCTTGATGATCTATCTCGCGATCGCCTTCAATCCGGCAACCTCGCCGAACTTATTAAGAGTAAATCGATCGTTGGCGTTACGACGAACCCAGCAATCTTTGCAACTGCGATGAGCAAGGGAACTGCATATGATTCCCAAATTGAAAAGCTAAAGGCCGCTCGAGCCGATGCGAATTCCGCTGTCTACGCCATGAGTATTGACGATGTGCGCGCAGCTTGCGACGTTTTTTCTGAAATCTACGCCGAATCTGAAGGCAAAGATGGCCGCGTAAGCATTGAAGTCGATCCTCGAATCTCCGAGGATCGAGATGCCACGATCGCCCAAGCTCGTGAATTGTGGAATAAAGTAGATCGACCGAATGTCATGATCAAGATCCCCGCTACCCGAGGATCATTGCCAGCAATCACTGATGCATTGGCAGAAGGTATAAGCGTTAACGTAACGCTCATTTTTTCAGTAGCACGCTACCGTGAAGTCATCGCTGCGTATATCGAAGGCATCAAAAAAGCAGCAGAAAACGGGCTTGACGTATCTCAGATTCATTCAGTCGCATCGTTCTTCGTGTCGCGTTTGGACACCGAAGTGGACAAACGCCTGGAACAAATTGGTAGTGACGAAGCACTTTCCCTGCGTGGAAAAGCAGGTGTGGCGAATGCCCAACGCGCTTACGCTGTCTTCCTTGAAGCATTCCAAGCTGCTGATCTACCTGAAGGAGCTCATGTTCAACGTCCTTTGTGGGCTTCCACTGGAGTAAAAAACCCAGATTATTCGCTCACGCTCTATGTTTCGGAACTCGCTGGCCCGGACACCGTCAATACGATGCCGGAATCTACCATCGACGCTGTGTTAGCCGCAGATGATATTCATGGTGACACGCTTAGTTCCAGCAGCGATTCGGCAAATGAAATATTTACACGCATTTCTCAAACAGGCATTGACTTTGAAGATGTGTTCGCTGTGCTGGAGCAAGAGGGCGTCGATAAGTTCGTAGCAGCCTGGAGCGAACTTCTTGATTCGATGGAATCTCGCTTGAAGTAA